In Archangium violaceum, the following are encoded in one genomic region:
- a CDS encoding Rpn family recombination-promoting nuclease/putative transposase, which produces MRPLFADPKTDFVFKRIFGIEEHKPLLIALLNGLLELDEAHRVVEVELLSPEQRPPVQELKFSIVDVKCVDARGTRYVVEMQVLNVEGFEKRVVYNVAKAYTGQLQGGQVYPDLDDVIGVTVCDFELWPRREAPQVPMLSRWRMQEQHGGARGLGQLQFVFLELPKYDASRPPRTAVEKWAYFFREASNLQVVPEVLAEQPYTGALEAARAAGFTEEEWDAYIRAGMAIQDERGALSLARKEGRAEGLQAGLRASIRKVLGKRGLALSAQQEAHLEGCADTGTLERWLDQSLTAASATEALR; this is translated from the coding sequence ATGCGCCCCCTGTTCGCGGACCCGAAGACGGACTTCGTGTTCAAGAGAATCTTCGGCATCGAGGAGCACAAGCCCCTGCTCATCGCCCTGCTCAACGGCCTGCTGGAGCTGGACGAGGCGCACCGGGTGGTGGAGGTGGAACTGCTCTCGCCCGAGCAGCGGCCACCGGTCCAGGAGTTGAAGTTCTCCATCGTGGACGTCAAGTGCGTGGACGCGCGGGGCACCCGGTACGTGGTGGAGATGCAGGTGCTCAACGTGGAGGGCTTCGAGAAGCGCGTCGTCTACAACGTGGCCAAGGCCTACACCGGACAGCTCCAGGGCGGCCAGGTGTACCCGGACCTCGATGACGTGATCGGGGTGACGGTGTGCGACTTCGAGCTGTGGCCCAGGAGGGAGGCGCCGCAGGTGCCGATGCTCAGCCGCTGGCGGATGCAGGAGCAGCACGGGGGCGCGCGAGGACTGGGACAGTTGCAGTTCGTCTTCCTGGAGTTGCCCAAGTACGACGCCTCGCGTCCGCCGAGGACGGCGGTGGAGAAGTGGGCCTACTTCTTCCGGGAGGCGAGCAACCTGCAGGTGGTGCCGGAGGTGCTGGCGGAGCAGCCCTACACGGGTGCGCTGGAGGCGGCGCGCGCCGCGGGCTTCACCGAGGAGGAGTGGGACGCGTACATCCGCGCGGGCATGGCCATCCAGGATGAGCGAGGCGCTCTGTCGCTGGCCCGCAAGGAGGGAAGGGCGGAGGGGCTCCAAGCGGGTCTGCGCGCGTCGATCCGCAAGGTCCTGGGTAAGCGCGGGTTGGCACTGAGCGCGCAGCAGGAGGCGCACCTGGAGGGCTGCGCCGACACGGGCACGCTGGAGCGCTGGCTCGACCAGTCCCTCACCGCCGCGAGTGCCACCGAGGCGCTGCGGTGA
- a CDS encoding matrixin family metalloprotease — protein MSHPGWVHLLGALALCMLSPVARASTSLALDVPALTRSSELVVHGRVLRTTSRQVQDTGRIVTDVEVSVTEFLRGSAARSSLHVVLPGGIVGDLRQDVSGAPELAPGEEVVLFLSHGTEGPRVVGLAQGAFRVHRSENGREVLASAVLPEALRLVDPLSLQPVPTQARTMALQVLREQVRGGVHDTASPALDEPTSPPPFVRTRTPPTESAPEGHCLWWPGGSTLTFHQQQCMSGEPDCTARQASVGLALQGWDEILAGCTSLRLSEGPVTASRQVGYVPSGPNENIILLRDRACTQPESEDCWRHGTETLAMTTSTFRMRSGEVLDTDIELNAVAFFSQTPTVDLQGAVTHELGHALGLAHSPDSRSTMYPHYQGQGSSSAIDEGSRQAMCSIYPPGAPAVDCVEAEPELRQLTSKPQGCSAAPGAGAGALLLGLVTLLAPRRRRPENGG, from the coding sequence ATGAGTCACCCCGGATGGGTTCACCTGCTTGGTGCCCTGGCCCTCTGCATGCTTTCGCCCGTGGCACGGGCCTCCACTTCCCTGGCGCTCGATGTGCCCGCCCTGACCCGGAGCTCGGAGCTGGTGGTCCATGGCCGGGTGCTGCGCACCACCAGCCGCCAGGTCCAGGACACGGGGCGCATCGTCACCGACGTGGAGGTCTCGGTGACCGAGTTTCTCCGGGGCTCGGCGGCGCGCTCCTCCCTGCACGTCGTCCTGCCGGGCGGCATCGTCGGAGACCTCCGTCAGGACGTCAGCGGTGCACCGGAGCTCGCTCCCGGTGAGGAGGTGGTGCTCTTCCTCTCGCACGGTACGGAGGGACCGCGCGTGGTGGGCCTCGCCCAGGGGGCGTTCCGCGTCCACCGCTCGGAGAATGGCCGTGAGGTGCTCGCCAGCGCGGTGCTCCCCGAGGCGCTGCGGCTGGTAGACCCGCTGTCGCTCCAGCCCGTGCCCACCCAGGCGCGGACGATGGCGCTCCAGGTGCTTCGCGAGCAGGTGCGCGGGGGGGTCCATGACACGGCTTCTCCCGCTCTCGACGAGCCGACGTCGCCACCTCCCTTCGTCCGGACGCGCACGCCTCCCACCGAGAGCGCACCGGAGGGACATTGCCTGTGGTGGCCAGGGGGCAGCACGCTCACCTTCCACCAGCAGCAGTGCATGTCCGGAGAACCGGATTGCACGGCGCGCCAGGCGTCGGTGGGCCTCGCGCTCCAGGGCTGGGATGAAATCCTCGCGGGGTGCACGAGCCTGCGCCTCTCCGAGGGGCCCGTCACGGCCTCGCGGCAGGTGGGCTACGTCCCCTCTGGCCCGAACGAGAACATCATCCTCCTGAGGGATCGGGCCTGTACGCAGCCGGAGAGCGAGGACTGCTGGCGGCACGGGACGGAGACCCTGGCCATGACGACGAGCACCTTCCGGATGCGCTCGGGCGAGGTGCTCGACACGGACATCGAGCTCAACGCGGTGGCCTTCTTCTCCCAGACCCCCACCGTGGACCTTCAGGGGGCCGTGACGCACGAGCTGGGGCATGCACTGGGCCTGGCGCACTCGCCGGACTCCCGCTCGACGATGTATCCCCATTACCAGGGGCAGGGCTCCTCGAGTGCCATCGACGAGGGCTCGCGGCAGGCCATGTGCTCCATCTACCCGCCCGGGGCTCCCGCTGTAGACTGTGTCGAGGCGGAGCCCGAGCTCCGTCAGCTAACGAGCAAGCCCCAGGGGTGCAGCGCCGCCCCTGGTGCGGGAGCGGGGGCGCTGCTGCTCGGGCTGGTGACACTGTTGGCGCCGCGGCGCCGGAGACCGGAGAACGGCGGATGA
- a CDS encoding RNA polymerase sigma factor has product MEAATLEQWYALYGYAVHRRCVRLLQSEAEADDALHEVFLRAWRYAHTLQGEAPLPWLYRIADRHCVDLLRRRARQIPSEDVKASLPEEVAAPGPSEQLHLFGQVLAACKDRVRDTAILYYLDELTQDEVAESLGCSRKTVKERLAQFKVVATRLLTGGKARRGTG; this is encoded by the coding sequence ATGGAAGCGGCGACGCTCGAGCAATGGTATGCGCTGTACGGGTATGCCGTGCACCGCCGCTGCGTCCGGCTCCTGCAATCCGAGGCCGAGGCGGATGATGCGTTGCACGAAGTCTTCCTGCGCGCCTGGCGCTACGCGCACACGCTCCAGGGTGAAGCGCCGCTGCCCTGGCTCTACCGCATCGCGGATCGGCACTGCGTGGACCTGCTTCGCCGACGCGCGCGCCAGATTCCCTCCGAGGACGTGAAGGCGTCCCTTCCCGAGGAGGTCGCCGCTCCGGGCCCGTCCGAGCAGTTGCATCTGTTCGGTCAGGTGCTCGCGGCGTGCAAGGATCGGGTGCGTGACACCGCGATCCTCTACTACCTGGATGAGCTCACGCAGGACGAGGTGGCGGAGAGCCTCGGCTGCTCGCGCAAGACGGTGAAGGAGCGGCTCGCCCAGTTCAAGGTCGTGGCCACCCGGTTGTTGACGGGAGGCAAGGCCAGGAGAGGTACAGGATGA
- a CDS encoding SDR family oxidoreductase, which yields MNLENQHVVVIGGSSGIGLGVAEACLKGGASLTLVGRSPQKLAEAAARLGATHRVRTFAADVTEEAQVRRLFEEHPPAHHVVVTAVHGHYQPIRQLELAEARRTIDSKLVAAIHVAKHARLEPNGSLLFTTGIAADRPGPGGSVVAAVNGALVSLVRALSLELAPIRVNAVSPGWIDTPFWDRFAGDAKGQRFEQHARRLPVGRVGTPSDIAHAALFLMGNGFTTGEVVHVDGGHRLV from the coding sequence ATGAATCTCGAAAACCAGCATGTCGTCGTGATTGGGGGCTCGTCTGGCATTGGCCTCGGAGTGGCGGAGGCCTGTTTGAAGGGCGGAGCCTCGCTGACCCTGGTGGGCCGTTCGCCCCAGAAGCTCGCGGAAGCCGCCGCCCGACTCGGGGCGACACACCGCGTGCGCACCTTCGCCGCCGACGTGACCGAGGAGGCCCAGGTGCGGCGGCTCTTCGAGGAGCATCCGCCCGCGCACCACGTCGTGGTCACGGCGGTGCATGGCCACTATCAACCCATTCGCCAACTCGAGCTCGCCGAGGCGCGCCGCACCATCGACTCCAAGCTCGTGGCGGCGATCCACGTCGCCAAGCACGCGCGGCTCGAGCCCAACGGCTCGCTCCTCTTCACCACGGGAATCGCGGCGGACCGGCCAGGGCCTGGCGGGTCGGTCGTCGCCGCGGTGAACGGCGCCCTCGTCTCACTCGTGCGAGCCCTGTCGCTGGAGCTCGCGCCGATCCGGGTGAACGCGGTGTCCCCGGGTTGGATCGACACTCCCTTCTGGGACCGCTTCGCGGGCGACGCCAAGGGGCAACGCTTCGAGCAGCACGCGCGCCGCCTTCCCGTGGGTCGGGTGGGCACCCCCTCCGACATCGCCCACGCAGCCCTCTTCCTGATGGGCAACGGGTTCACCACCGGCGAGGTGGTGCATGTCGATGGGGGACACCGGCTCGTCTGA
- a CDS encoding M20 family peptidase: protein MRRRLGILKWVGVVLGGGLLLLVAVGLIRALSLESRQVVVEPLPPLALAPASAEHLAGVLRYRTISLSEGPPAAEAFQGLHRYLAETFPLVHQHLAREVVADHSLLYTWKGSDSSLPPLVLLAHQDVVPVEPSTEGRWTHPPFEGRVADGFVWGRGAMDDKSRLVAQLEAVEALLAEGVVPRRTVYLAFGHDEETHGEGARALAALLASRGVKAELVLDEGQVVTRGIVPGVTDDVALIGIAEKGGLSVELFTRAGGGHSSMPPPQTTVGVIAGSVSALERHPLPARLEGPARDLFAHLAPEMPFSRRLAFANLWLFRPLVLSQLTRAPSSNALVRTTTAATRISGGVKDNVLPSEARAVVNFRLLPGDSVEEVLAHVRATVNDARVEVRALPDHREASPSSPTSTEAYRALARTIRRSFPSTIVAPTLVVGGTDSRFYSAVSANVYRFSPMVVTPEDLERFHGTDERLSVDAWLGMVRFYRELLSTVTGAEAEPGR from the coding sequence ATGAGACGGAGACTCGGCATTCTCAAGTGGGTGGGGGTGGTGCTGGGCGGCGGACTGCTTCTCCTGGTGGCGGTAGGCCTGATACGAGCACTGAGCCTGGAGTCCAGGCAGGTGGTGGTGGAGCCACTCCCGCCGCTCGCGCTCGCCCCGGCTTCGGCCGAGCACCTGGCCGGTGTCTTGCGCTACCGCACCATCTCCCTCTCGGAGGGGCCACCGGCCGCAGAGGCCTTCCAGGGCCTGCATCGGTACCTCGCGGAGACCTTTCCCCTCGTCCACCAGCACCTCGCCCGCGAGGTGGTGGCGGACCACAGCCTCCTCTATACTTGGAAGGGCTCGGACTCATCCCTGCCCCCGCTCGTCCTGCTCGCCCACCAGGATGTGGTGCCGGTGGAGCCCTCGACGGAAGGCAGGTGGACCCATCCTCCCTTCGAGGGCCGCGTGGCCGATGGCTTCGTCTGGGGGCGGGGAGCGATGGACGACAAGTCCCGGCTCGTGGCCCAGTTGGAGGCCGTGGAGGCGCTCCTGGCGGAGGGCGTCGTTCCCCGCCGCACCGTGTACCTGGCCTTCGGTCACGACGAGGAGACCCATGGTGAGGGCGCCAGGGCGCTCGCCGCGCTGCTCGCCTCCCGTGGCGTGAAGGCGGAGCTGGTGCTGGACGAGGGACAGGTGGTGACCCGCGGAATCGTCCCCGGGGTGACGGACGACGTGGCGCTCATCGGCATCGCGGAGAAGGGCGGCCTGAGCGTGGAGCTCTTCACCCGGGCCGGCGGCGGACACTCCTCCATGCCGCCGCCCCAGACGACGGTGGGCGTCATCGCCGGGAGCGTGAGCGCCCTGGAGCGGCACCCCCTGCCCGCCAGGCTCGAGGGTCCGGCGCGCGACCTCTTCGCGCACCTGGCGCCCGAGATGCCCTTCTCGCGGCGCCTGGCGTTCGCCAACCTCTGGCTCTTCCGTCCCCTCGTCCTCTCCCAGCTCACGCGCGCCCCCTCCTCCAATGCGCTGGTACGCACCACCACCGCCGCCACCCGCATCAGCGGGGGCGTGAAGGACAACGTGCTGCCCTCGGAAGCGCGGGCGGTGGTGAACTTCCGCCTCCTCCCGGGGGACTCCGTGGAGGAGGTGCTCGCTCACGTGCGGGCCACCGTGAACGACGCGCGGGTGGAGGTTCGCGCCCTTCCGGACCACCGTGAGGCCTCCCCCTCCTCGCCCACCAGCACGGAGGCCTACCGCGCCCTGGCGCGCACCATCCGGCGCTCCTTTCCCTCGACCATCGTCGCCCCCACGCTCGTCGTCGGAGGGACGGATTCCCGGTTCTACTCGGCCGTCTCCGCCAACGTGTACCGCTTCAGCCCCATGGTGGTGACCCCGGAGGACCTGGAACGCTTCCACGGCACCGACGAGCGGCTCTCCGTCGACGCCTGGCTGGGAATGGTGCGCTTCTACCGGGAACTGCTGAGCACCGTCACCGGCGCGGAGGCAGAGCCCGGGCGCTGA
- a CDS encoding PAS domain-containing sensor histidine kinase, whose amino-acid sequence MPPPPPVAHLCSTQALSPANQEQPLSNAVSGGAADGILRHLVESSEELIAALDTSFRFTAFNRAYREEFIRSFGVPIELGMDLRDALAHLPCEQAILVESWQRALQGAQYSTIAALGSAQRSQNVYEFGFRPLRDSTGTLVGAFHIARDVTERQRAREQLPTELEKLVRERSARLEAATLELERVRAAREHLLAVFERISDGFVAYDREWRFTYVNRNAEVYLRRNREELLGQSMWSVFPGMVGSRLHAFLHQSVGEQRPLEAELPSTFSDRWLRLVTYPSTEGLSVYFRDITEQRVSQEALRSSEEKLRGIVSSAADAIIAVDGQQRIRIFNEGARHTFGYTPEEVLGQPLSLLLPETRREVHDQHMRSFAASAEVASRRMGARLCVEGQRKSGEVFPAEVSITRLELGNEQVFTAVLRDITEQRRAEEQQRFLAEVGATLAYSLDFQDTLRAVVKLVVPGLADGCILTADGGQPAGQASVVSAVEPELECSLREVLTRPSGLGGPVGTALEQAARTGEPVVLSDAPILAIPLRIQERMLGVLALVLNCPARRFGVEEYTLVREVARRATLALENARLYHTAQQAIAVRDETLGIVSHDLRSPLSAISLLSSAIELYQIPQTHEGDRARDSLKRIRQSVGDMNRLIEDLLAVARMEAGRLSLDPEPLEVSRLLSQALETLEPLAGAKALRLEATRDSPLPPVRADRARVLQVLQNLVGNAIKFTPSGGSIHLRAELDGRWVRFSVSDTGTGIEPDALPHVFDRFWQARHTRHMGAGLGLAIVKGIVEAHGGKIRVESTLGQGTSFIFTLPLA is encoded by the coding sequence ATGCCCCCGCCCCCGCCGGTAGCCCACCTGTGTTCGACACAGGCGCTCTCTCCAGCCAATCAAGAGCAGCCCCTTTCCAATGCCGTCTCGGGCGGGGCCGCCGACGGCATCCTGCGGCACCTCGTCGAGAGCAGCGAGGAGCTCATCGCGGCGCTGGACACGTCCTTCCGCTTCACCGCTTTCAACCGTGCCTACCGGGAAGAGTTCATCAGGAGCTTCGGCGTCCCGATCGAGCTGGGGATGGACCTGCGGGATGCCCTGGCCCACCTGCCGTGTGAACAGGCCATCCTGGTGGAGTCGTGGCAGCGGGCGCTCCAGGGAGCGCAGTACTCCACCATCGCCGCCCTCGGGAGCGCGCAACGCAGCCAGAACGTCTACGAGTTCGGCTTCCGCCCCCTCCGGGATTCGACGGGGACGCTCGTGGGGGCCTTCCACATCGCCCGCGACGTCACCGAGCGGCAGCGGGCGCGGGAGCAGCTCCCCACGGAGCTGGAGAAGCTCGTGCGCGAGAGGTCGGCCCGCCTGGAGGCGGCCACGCTGGAGCTGGAGCGGGTCAGGGCGGCCCGCGAGCACCTCCTCGCGGTGTTCGAGCGCATCTCCGATGGCTTCGTCGCGTACGACCGGGAGTGGCGCTTCACCTACGTGAACCGGAACGCGGAGGTCTACCTCCGCCGGAATCGGGAGGAGCTGCTCGGACAGAGCATGTGGAGCGTCTTTCCCGGGATGGTGGGCTCGCGGCTCCATGCGTTTCTCCACCAGTCGGTGGGTGAGCAGCGGCCACTCGAGGCCGAGCTGCCCTCCACCTTCTCGGACCGGTGGTTGCGCCTCGTCACCTATCCCTCCACCGAGGGCCTCTCCGTCTACTTCCGTGACATCACCGAGCAGCGTGTGAGCCAGGAGGCGCTGCGCTCCTCCGAGGAGAAGCTGCGGGGCATCGTCTCGTCCGCGGCGGATGCGATCATCGCCGTGGACGGGCAGCAGCGCATCCGTATCTTCAACGAGGGCGCGCGCCACACCTTCGGGTACACGCCCGAGGAGGTGCTGGGCCAGCCGCTCTCGCTGCTCCTGCCCGAGACGCGGCGCGAGGTGCATGACCAGCACATGCGGAGCTTCGCGGCGTCGGCCGAGGTGGCCTCCCGCCGCATGGGCGCGCGCCTGTGCGTGGAAGGCCAGCGCAAGAGCGGCGAGGTGTTTCCGGCGGAGGTCTCCATCACCCGGCTCGAGCTCGGCAACGAGCAGGTGTTCACGGCCGTGCTGCGGGACATCACCGAGCAGCGGCGTGCCGAGGAGCAGCAGCGCTTCCTGGCCGAGGTGGGTGCCACGCTGGCGTACTCGCTCGACTTCCAGGACACCCTGCGGGCCGTGGTGAAGCTCGTGGTGCCAGGGCTCGCGGACGGATGCATCCTCACCGCCGATGGCGGGCAGCCGGCGGGCCAGGCCTCCGTGGTGTCGGCGGTCGAGCCGGAGTTGGAGTGCTCCCTCCGGGAGGTGCTCACCCGACCTTCCGGCCTCGGGGGTCCCGTGGGGACCGCCCTGGAGCAGGCGGCCCGGACGGGAGAGCCGGTGGTGCTCTCCGACGCGCCCATCCTGGCCATTCCCCTGCGCATCCAGGAGCGGATGCTGGGGGTGCTCGCGCTGGTGCTGAACTGCCCGGCGCGGCGCTTCGGCGTCGAGGAGTACACCCTGGTCCGAGAGGTCGCGCGTCGCGCCACCCTGGCGCTCGAGAACGCGCGCCTGTACCACACGGCGCAGCAGGCCATCGCCGTGCGGGACGAGACGCTCGGCATCGTCTCGCATGATCTGCGCTCGCCCCTGAGCGCCATCTCGCTGCTCAGCAGCGCCATCGAGCTGTACCAGATTCCCCAGACGCACGAGGGAGACCGGGCCCGCGACTCGCTGAAGCGGATCCGCCAGTCCGTGGGCGACATGAACCGGCTCATCGAGGATCTGCTGGCGGTGGCCCGTATGGAGGCCGGGCGCCTGTCGTTGGATCCCGAACCGCTGGAGGTGTCCCGGCTGCTCTCGCAGGCGCTCGAGACGCTCGAGCCGCTCGCCGGGGCCAAGGCCCTCCGGCTCGAGGCGACCCGGGATTCCCCCCTGCCGCCCGTGCGCGCCGACCGGGCGCGGGTGCTCCAGGTGCTCCAGAACCTGGTGGGCAACGCCATCAAGTTCACGCCCTCGGGAGGCTCCATCCACCTGCGGGCGGAGCTGGACGGTAGGTGGGTGCGCTTCTCCGTCTCGGATACGGGCACGGGCATCGAGCCCGACGCCCTCCCGCACGTCTTCGATCGCTTCTGGCAGGCGCGCCACACGCGTCACATGGGCGCGGGCCTGGGCCTGGCGATCGTCAAGGGCATCGTCGAGGCGCACGGTGGGAAGATCCGGGTGGAGAGCACCCTGGGCCAGGGCACGTCCTTCATCTTCACGCTGCCCCTGGCCTGA
- a CDS encoding caspase family protein: MRWGALAALLLCSGVSAAGVADELRVAVVVGSNVGVGGDVPLEYAEADARRFHQLLLELGGVSPEHAFLVTAGDAAAVRRALAEAQRVLARERPQGPSALVLYVSSHADAEALHLEGTRLPLAELKQVLSASPFTLRLAILDACRTPVASRAKGGVPVSEEVPVRLEVPSQVEGTVLLMSAAEGEPAQEWPSLRGSLFTHHVLSALHGLADGDGDGAITLSEVYAHAWRHTLAGSTLSGAGTQHPSFDIRSSGWGEWVMARPARLGASLVLGEDVEGSLWVADHQQELVAEIRKYRGESKRLAVKPGRYRVVLPQGRFAEATDVLLGWRTERVLTRADFIRVPLERARLRGSQPLVPRPWSVSAGYALSSGSVRGMAPEHFGEVGLRHRVSRFVAHARLGFTRARMERETFALSQTELRLSLGGGLLLPAGPVELTLGAEGQGTWVRQSIARVDEEQAGRIFGIEEPPRWGLIWGVGPFACVTYSLSERLLLGVEGSAGLTRAPRYDGSVELRPSAQLHLSVHWTL, translated from the coding sequence GTGAGGTGGGGCGCGCTGGCCGCGCTGCTGCTGTGCTCCGGGGTGTCGGCCGCCGGGGTGGCGGACGAGCTGCGGGTGGCGGTGGTGGTGGGCAGCAACGTGGGCGTCGGTGGAGATGTGCCCCTGGAGTACGCCGAGGCGGATGCCCGGCGCTTCCACCAGCTGCTGCTGGAACTGGGCGGGGTCTCTCCCGAGCACGCCTTCCTGGTGACGGCGGGAGACGCGGCGGCGGTCCGTCGCGCGCTGGCCGAGGCGCAACGGGTGCTGGCGCGCGAGAGACCCCAGGGACCGAGTGCCCTGGTGCTCTACGTCTCCTCCCATGCCGACGCGGAGGCGCTGCACCTGGAGGGAACGCGGTTGCCCCTGGCCGAGCTGAAGCAGGTGCTCTCGGCCTCGCCGTTCACCCTGCGGCTCGCCATCCTGGATGCGTGCCGCACGCCCGTGGCCTCCCGCGCCAAGGGGGGTGTGCCCGTCTCCGAGGAGGTTCCGGTCCGCCTGGAGGTTCCTTCCCAGGTGGAGGGGACGGTGCTGCTGATGTCGGCCGCGGAGGGAGAGCCCGCCCAGGAGTGGCCCTCCCTGCGTGGCTCGCTCTTCACGCACCATGTGCTCTCGGCCCTGCACGGCCTGGCGGATGGAGATGGCGATGGCGCCATCACCCTGTCCGAGGTCTATGCGCATGCCTGGCGCCACACCCTCGCGGGCTCCACGCTGAGCGGCGCCGGGACGCAGCACCCGAGCTTCGACATCCGCTCGAGCGGTTGGGGCGAATGGGTGATGGCACGCCCGGCGCGGCTCGGGGCCAGCCTGGTGCTCGGCGAGGACGTGGAGGGCAGCCTCTGGGTGGCGGACCACCAGCAGGAACTGGTGGCGGAGATCCGCAAGTACCGGGGCGAGTCCAAGCGGCTGGCGGTGAAGCCCGGCCGCTACCGGGTGGTCCTCCCCCAGGGACGGTTCGCGGAGGCCACGGATGTGCTGCTCGGCTGGCGGACGGAGCGGGTGCTGACACGCGCCGATTTCATCCGGGTCCCCCTCGAGCGGGCCCGCCTGCGGGGGAGCCAGCCCCTGGTGCCGCGCCCCTGGTCGGTGAGCGCCGGCTACGCCCTGTCCTCCGGCTCGGTGCGCGGCATGGCGCCGGAGCACTTCGGCGAGGTGGGGTTGAGGCACCGCGTTTCCCGGTTCGTGGCGCACGCGCGGCTGGGCTTCACGCGCGCCCGCATGGAGCGCGAGACCTTCGCTCTCTCCCAGACGGAGCTGCGGCTCTCGCTGGGCGGGGGTCTCCTGTTGCCAGCGGGGCCGGTGGAGCTCACCCTCGGGGCCGAGGGACAGGGCACCTGGGTGCGGCAATCCATCGCCCGGGTGGACGAGGAGCAGGCTGGCCGCATCTTCGGCATCGAGGAGCCTCCGCGCTGGGGACTCATCTGGGGCGTGGGGCCCTTCGCCTGCGTGACGTACTCCTTGTCGGAGCGGCTCCTGTTGGGAGTAGAGGGCTCCGCCGGGCTCACGCGCGCGCCCCGATACGATGGCTCGGTGGAGCTCCGGCCCTCGGCCCAGCTGCACCTGTCCGTGCACTGGACCCTCTGA
- a CDS encoding LysR family transcriptional regulator, whose product MSLEDVRIFVAVARHSSFVEAARRTGVPTSTVSRRVAQLEETLGARLLQRTSRRVGLTHEGARLLERAGPLLDELTSVLDKAADREDEPSGRLRVTAPVMTGAQRIAPALFSFAARYPRLTVELALTNSVVDLVEEGIDLAFRAGPVQDGDLVARRLWSIPFALAASPVFVRQVLKGRTQLERGSLGSVPAIVGQPGGTWRFRRRDGSIEELRPYERLCVNDPQVAIAAAVQGLGVVRAADEAIEQQGKALVRLTVAGRTVEPRDMFAVYPSRRLLSSRVRLALDWVMEHGRPKGGS is encoded by the coding sequence ATGTCATTGGAGGATGTGCGCATCTTCGTGGCCGTCGCGCGGCATTCGAGCTTCGTGGAGGCGGCGCGGCGCACGGGAGTGCCCACCAGCACGGTGAGCCGCAGGGTGGCTCAGTTGGAGGAGACCCTGGGGGCGCGCCTGCTCCAGCGCACCTCCCGGCGCGTGGGCCTCACCCATGAGGGCGCGCGGCTGCTCGAGCGCGCCGGGCCGTTACTCGATGAGCTGACATCGGTGCTCGACAAGGCCGCGGATCGCGAGGACGAGCCCTCGGGCAGGCTCCGGGTGACGGCTCCCGTGATGACGGGGGCACAGCGCATCGCGCCAGCGCTGTTCTCCTTCGCCGCCCGATATCCCCGCCTCACCGTGGAGCTCGCGCTCACCAACTCCGTGGTGGACCTGGTCGAGGAAGGCATCGATCTGGCCTTCCGCGCTGGACCCGTTCAGGACGGAGATCTGGTGGCGCGGCGCTTGTGGTCGATTCCCTTCGCGCTCGCCGCCTCACCGGTTTTCGTGCGACAGGTCCTGAAAGGCCGCACCCAGCTCGAGCGAGGCTCGCTCGGCTCCGTGCCCGCCATCGTCGGCCAGCCCGGTGGCACCTGGCGCTTCCGTCGGCGGGACGGTTCCATCGAGGAGCTCCGGCCGTACGAGCGTCTTTGTGTGAACGATCCGCAGGTGGCCATCGCCGCGGCGGTCCAGGGGCTGGGGGTGGTCCGTGCCGCTGACGAGGCCATCGAACAGCAGGGCAAGGCGCTCGTGCGGCTCACCGTGGCGGGGCGCACGGTCGAGCCACGTGACATGTTCGCGGTATACCCCTCCCGGCGGTTGCTCTCTTCCCGGGTTCGCCTGGCTCTGGACTGGGTGATGGAACACGGTCGGCCCAAGGGCGGAAGCTGA